From Amycolatopsis sp. cg9, one genomic window encodes:
- a CDS encoding bifunctional nuclease family protein, which translates to MVSVIPIEVVGMAVPVPGEAPLMLLREPDGARRWLAIMIGYGEAEALVRAREQIAQPRPGTIELLGDVLAAFGQGVAAVELTEVRDGIFYADLVLASGTRVSARPSDAVALGLRQGAPIRVAEEVLDVASVQLEVEQETEGPAADVLDTEAEVARFRAELDALRPEDFDDL; encoded by the coding sequence GTGGTCAGCGTGATCCCGATCGAGGTCGTGGGGATGGCCGTTCCGGTGCCGGGGGAGGCGCCCCTGATGTTGCTCCGGGAACCCGACGGCGCCCGCCGCTGGCTCGCCATCATGATCGGCTACGGCGAGGCCGAAGCCCTCGTGCGGGCCCGGGAGCAGATCGCGCAGCCGCGCCCGGGCACGATCGAACTGCTCGGCGACGTACTCGCGGCGTTCGGCCAGGGCGTCGCCGCGGTCGAGCTGACCGAGGTGCGCGACGGGATCTTCTACGCCGACCTCGTGCTCGCCTCCGGCACCCGCGTGTCGGCCCGCCCGAGCGACGCGGTCGCGCTCGGCCTGCGCCAGGGCGCGCCGATCCGGGTCGCCGAAGAGGTGCTCGACGTCGCGTCCGTGCAGCTGGAGGTCGAGCAGGAGACCGAAGGACCGGCCGCCGACGTGCTGGACACCGAGGCCGAGGTCGCCCGGTTCCGCGCCGAACTCGACGCCCTGCGGCCCGAGGACTTCGACGACCTGTGA
- a CDS encoding sigma-70 family RNA polymerase sigma factor — MPDFAAAAEPHRRELLAHCYRMLGSVHEAEDLVQETLVRAWKAWPGYDPARASVRTWLHRIATNACLTALEGRARRPLPSGLGHPSDDPAAPLTPSFEIPWLQPFPDARPDDPGRGTLRLALLAAMQTLPPKQRAVLILRDVLEFSAAEVAGFLDTTPAAVNSALQRARAGLGGVSVEEVAEPADAAVAAILDRYVRAFERADVAGLVELLADDVVMEMPPVPLWFRGRDDYGRFLGRLFAMRGPDWRMTRAAANGQPALVAYCRDDAGVFRLHTLQVFTVTKAGVAHNVVFADPAVLAAFDLPATQPAARASDGRP, encoded by the coding sequence ATGCCGGACTTCGCCGCGGCCGCCGAGCCGCACCGCCGTGAGCTGCTGGCGCACTGCTACCGCATGCTCGGCTCGGTGCACGAGGCCGAGGACCTGGTCCAGGAAACCCTGGTCCGCGCCTGGAAAGCGTGGCCGGGCTACGACCCGGCGCGGGCTTCGGTGCGCACCTGGCTCCACCGCATCGCGACCAACGCCTGCCTCACCGCGCTGGAAGGGCGCGCCCGCCGCCCGCTGCCGTCCGGGCTCGGGCACCCGAGCGACGACCCGGCCGCACCGCTGACGCCGTCGTTCGAAATCCCGTGGCTGCAGCCGTTCCCGGACGCGCGCCCGGACGATCCCGGCCGGGGCACGCTCCGGCTGGCGTTGCTGGCGGCGATGCAGACGCTGCCGCCGAAGCAGCGCGCGGTGCTGATCCTGCGCGACGTCCTCGAGTTCAGCGCCGCGGAGGTCGCCGGGTTCCTCGACACCACCCCCGCGGCGGTCAACAGCGCGCTGCAACGGGCTCGCGCGGGCCTCGGCGGGGTGTCCGTGGAGGAGGTCGCCGAGCCGGCCGACGCCGCGGTGGCGGCGATCCTGGACCGGTACGTGCGGGCGTTCGAACGCGCCGACGTCGCCGGGCTGGTCGAGCTGCTGGCCGACGACGTCGTCATGGAGATGCCGCCGGTGCCGCTGTGGTTCCGCGGCCGCGACGACTACGGCCGGTTCCTCGGACGGCTCTTCGCGATGCGCGGCCCGGACTGGCGGATGACGCGCGCGGCGGCCAACGGCCAGCCCGCGCTGGTCGCGTACTGCCGCGACGACGCCGGGGTCTTCCGGCTGCACACCCTGCAGGTGTTCACCGTGACGAAGGCGGGCGTGGCGCACAACGTCGTGTTCGCCGATCCCGCCGTGCTGGCGGCGTTCGACCTCCCCGCGACTCAGCCGGCGGCGCGGGCCTCCGACGGGCGGCCGTAG
- a CDS encoding DUF2087 domain-containing protein: MAAPEALVAALSDPERLLLFARICAAPEGLPAGEVPAKPVRRLTGAGLVVADGDRYRPVPGVFREALAKGPADPLDGLFRHGRLVTIPHSGKRRQLLLATLAERFEPGRLYTEQDVREKLVMVHDDHATLRRYLIDEGLLQRSNDGGAYGRPSEARAAG; the protein is encoded by the coding sequence ATGGCCGCACCGGAAGCGCTCGTCGCCGCTCTCTCGGACCCCGAACGCCTGCTGCTGTTCGCCCGCATCTGCGCCGCGCCCGAGGGGCTTCCGGCGGGCGAGGTCCCGGCCAAGCCGGTCAGACGGCTGACCGGCGCGGGTCTCGTCGTGGCGGACGGCGACCGCTACCGGCCGGTGCCCGGCGTCTTCCGCGAAGCACTCGCGAAGGGACCCGCCGACCCGCTCGACGGGCTGTTCCGCCACGGCAGGCTCGTCACGATCCCGCATTCGGGCAAGCGGCGGCAGCTGCTCCTCGCCACCCTCGCCGAGCGGTTCGAGCCCGGCCGCCTCTACACCGAGCAGGACGTCCGCGAGAAGCTCGTGATGGTCCACGACGACCACGCGACCCTGCGCCGCTACCTGATCGACGAAGGCCTGCTGCAGCGCAGCAACGACGGCGGCGCCTACGGCCGCCCGTCGGAGGCCCGCGCCGCCGGCTGA
- a CDS encoding SRPBCC family protein, producing MEPTISRSVTVPAGAGAVWSWVTDLPRMGELSPENVGGRWLDGTGPALGARFRGRNENGALQWWTRVRVVAFEPERRFAFDVRTPFGSRVSRWEYVLAPAPDGCVVTENWYRIGSWIVRKFMGPRVTGRADRPGYNVESIEYTLAALKARAEAQAAAA from the coding sequence GTGGAACCGACGATTTCGCGCAGCGTGACCGTCCCCGCCGGCGCGGGCGCGGTGTGGTCGTGGGTCACCGACCTGCCGCGGATGGGCGAGCTGAGCCCGGAGAACGTCGGCGGCCGCTGGCTCGACGGCACCGGCCCGGCCCTCGGCGCGCGGTTCCGCGGCCGCAACGAGAACGGCGCCCTGCAGTGGTGGACGCGGGTGCGGGTGGTCGCGTTCGAGCCGGAGCGCCGGTTCGCCTTCGACGTGCGGACGCCGTTCGGCTCGCGGGTTTCGCGCTGGGAGTACGTGCTGGCGCCGGCCCCGGACGGCTGCGTGGTCACCGAGAACTGGTACCGGATCGGCAGCTGGATCGTGCGGAAGTTCATGGGCCCGCGGGTCACCGGCCGCGCCGACCGGCCCGGGTACAACGTCGAGTCGATCGAGTACACC